Part of the Bacteroidales bacterium genome is shown below.
TTTTTAGAGCAGGGTAATGGGAGTAAATATTCATTTATTTGACAGATAACGGGATTACGAGCAATAATAATAAAAAAATTAAAGTGTATGTAAAGACAATAATTTTCATTACGGGATTTTAATTGAACAAAGATATAATGAGAGCAGGCCATTTTCCAATTAATAATAAAATCTATATAACACTTTGAACACAATAAAAATAAAATCATTACAATTTATATCTTTACCATTGTGAAAACAAAAATATCATACCAAAACATTTCCGCCGCTATACTCGCCGGAGGCACCAACAGCCGCTTTAACGGCAGGATAAAATCCCTGGTGCCTTTTCATAACAAGCCTATAATGGAACACCAGACAGAGGTATTGAAGAGTCTCTTCCCCGAAATATTACTCATCACCAATTCCCCCGATAGATTCGCAAACTATAAGGACCTTATCATCTATACTGATATCATTCCTCATAAAGGGCCATTGTCCGGCATTCATACTGCCCTGAAAAAATCAGGTCATGATCAGGTATTCATTGTAGCCGGAGACATGCCATTCATCAATGGAAACACCATTGCCGGTCAAATCAGGACTGCAGGAAAAGAAAAATATGAGGCCATTATCCCCAGGGTGAACAAAAACATTGAACCGCTTCACGGTGTTTACCATAAAAGCGGGCTTGATAAACTTGAAGCCTTGCTTCAATCCGACAAGCCATCATCGGTAAAAAAATTTCTGAAAACCATTAATACCTTTTATTGGGAAACAGATGACGAAACACCATTCATCAATATCAACACACCTGAAGAACTGAACCGTTATGAAAAAGGTGAACATCACAAGAATAGAGAACGGTAAAAGAAAACAGAAGGAAGATCATGTCATAAAGGAGGTGACTTTAAAGGTGGTAATAAACGGCAAAGAAACGCTCACTCTTCCTTGTTCAGGTAATTATGTTAATGAGATGATCACCGGATATCTATACACCAATGGCTATATCAGCACCCCAGGAGATATCAGGTCGCTGGATTACCACATGGAAAGCCGGACCGCCTCGGTGAGCCTTGAAAAAAGCAAAAGCCTCATGGATGGCTTTGAAGATAGTGCAGGCATAGAATTATCCAGTTCGCAAATACTGGAATTCATGGATACATTTTCGGGGCTTTCGGAACAGTTCAGGATGACCGGGGCTGTCCACACGGCTGCAATGGCCACTCAAAACGGTATCCAGAAACATTTTGACGACATTGGCCGCCACAATGCCATCGACAAGCTTATCGGGTATGGTGTGACAAATAACGAACCCTTTTCGGACAAGTGCTTGCTGCTCACCTGCCGGATGTCTCAAAGCATCATCTCCAAAGTGATCAGTGCAGGGTTCCCGATGGTGGTTTCAACCAGCCCGCCAACCGATAAGGCGCTGGAAATGGCAAAGGAGAACAACATTGCTATGGCCGGCTTTGCCCGCGGCAAGCGGATGAACATCTACAATGGAGAAGAATCTTTTCTTTAAAATTATTTAATTGAGAGATCGCATGTTGCGCTTTTCCTATTCAACCATTCAACCATTCAACCATTTAAGCATTCAAGCATTTAATCCCGCCTCCACTTCGTTTCCGCGGGCACTCATTCAATCCCGCCTCCATTACATTTCGGCGGGCAGGCATTCAATCGTTCTCTCATGGCTCATCCATGAACATCCAGATCATTGACCATATAGATGCTGTGATTTAATGTAGGTAGGATGATCTCCAGATATTCATCCACAGCCTTTGAACTTCCCGGAAGGGCATAAATAAGCGTCTTATTCATCACTCCGGCAACAGAGCGGCTAACCAGGGCATTGGGGTTGTCCCGGCCGAATTTCATACGGATCATCTCCATGATACCAGGAATTTCTTTGTCTAAAAGCATGCTGAGGGTTTCAGGGGCAATATCGCGACTTCCCAGACCGGTTCCACCGGTGGTTATCACCACATCGTAGTCGT
Proteins encoded:
- a CDS encoding molybdenum cofactor guanylyltransferase, producing MKTKISYQNISAAILAGGTNSRFNGRIKSLVPFHNKPIMEHQTEVLKSLFPEILLITNSPDRFANYKDLIIYTDIIPHKGPLSGIHTALKKSGHDQVFIVAGDMPFINGNTIAGQIRTAGKEKYEAIIPRVNKNIEPLHGVYHKSGLDKLEALLQSDKPSSVKKFLKTINTFYWETDDETPFININTPEELNRYEKGEHHKNRER
- a CDS encoding formate dehydrogenase accessory sulfurtransferase FdhD, whose product is MKKVNITRIENGKRKQKEDHVIKEVTLKVVINGKETLTLPCSGNYVNEMITGYLYTNGYISTPGDIRSLDYHMESRTASVSLEKSKSLMDGFEDSAGIELSSSQILEFMDTFSGLSEQFRMTGAVHTAAMATQNGIQKHFDDIGRHNAIDKLIGYGVTNNEPFSDKCLLLTCRMSQSIISKVISAGFPMVVSTSPPTDKALEMAKENNIAMAGFARGKRMNIYNGEESFL